One window from the genome of Xenorhabdus bovienii SS-2004 encodes:
- the rcsB gene encoding response regulator transcription factor RcsB gives MNNLNVIIADDHPIVLFGIRKSLEQIEWINVVAEFENSTTLINNLPHIEADVLITDLSMPGDKYGDGITLIKYIKRHYPTLAIIVLTMNNNPAILSAVLELDIEGIVLKQGAPTDLPRALSALQKGKKFTPESVSKLLEKVNANGYGDKPLSPKESEVLRLFADGLLVTDIAKKLNRSIKTISSQKKSAMLKLGVDNDIALLNYLSSVTIEKDIGR, from the coding sequence ATGAATAACCTTAATGTCATTATTGCCGATGACCATCCCATTGTTTTGTTTGGCATCCGTAAATCACTCGAACAAATTGAGTGGATTAATGTTGTCGCTGAGTTTGAAAATTCAACGACACTCATTAACAATTTACCGCACATAGAAGCGGATGTTCTCATAACAGATCTGTCAATGCCAGGCGACAAATACGGTGATGGCATTACCCTGATAAAATATATTAAACGGCATTACCCAACACTGGCTATCATTGTTCTTACTATGAACAATAACCCAGCTATTTTAAGCGCTGTGCTTGAACTTGATATTGAGGGAATTGTATTAAAGCAGGGAGCACCTACTGATTTGCCCAGAGCACTTTCTGCTTTGCAAAAGGGTAAAAAATTTACACCTGAAAGTGTTTCTAAATTGCTGGAAAAAGTCAATGCTAATGGTTATGGAGATAAACCATTATCTCCGAAAGAGAGTGAAGTACTGCGTTTATTTGCGGATGGTCTTCTTGTTACTGATATCGCTAAAAAACTTAATCGCAGTATTAAGACCATTAGCAGCCAGAAAAAATCAGCTATGCTGAAACTGGGTGTAGATAACGATATTGCGCTGCTTAATTATTTATCATCTGTCACTATTGAAAAAGATATCGGTAGATAA